The following proteins come from a genomic window of Vallitaleaceae bacterium 9-2:
- a CDS encoding diaminopimelate dehydrogenase, whose translation MSIRIGIVGYGNLGRGVESAIRQNEDMELIGVFSRRDPSNVDVATDGIKAYSMDALASMKDDIDVAILCGGSAKDLPQQTPELAKLFNVVDSFDTHAKIPEHFEAVDACAKEEEKVAIISVGWDPGMFSLNRLYAEAILPEGKEYTFWGKGVSQGHSDAIRRVEGVKNGKQYTIPVEKALEAVRRGSNPEFSTREKHLRECFIVAEEGADTARIEKEIKEMPNYFADYDTIVHFITEEELASDHAGIPHGGFVIRTGKTGLDKEHGHVIEYSLKLDSNPEFTASVLVAYARAAYRLSQEKQFGCKTVFDIAPGYLSPSSAQDLRKRML comes from the coding sequence ATGTCAATTAGAATTGGAATCGTAGGGTATGGGAACTTAGGACGCGGCGTTGAAAGCGCAATACGTCAAAATGAAGACATGGAGCTTATAGGTGTTTTTTCAAGACGTGACCCAAGTAATGTTGATGTTGCAACAGATGGAATCAAAGCGTATTCCATGGATGCATTGGCATCAATGAAAGATGACATTGATGTTGCGATACTCTGTGGAGGAAGTGCCAAAGATTTGCCACAACAAACCCCGGAACTTGCAAAACTATTTAATGTAGTCGATAGTTTTGATACACATGCAAAGATACCTGAGCACTTTGAAGCCGTTGATGCATGTGCAAAAGAAGAGGAAAAAGTGGCTATTATTTCCGTAGGTTGGGACCCGGGAATGTTTTCGTTAAACCGTTTATATGCTGAAGCTATTTTACCTGAAGGCAAAGAATACACTTTTTGGGGAAAAGGTGTTAGCCAAGGGCATTCTGATGCGATTCGTCGCGTTGAGGGTGTAAAAAATGGTAAGCAATATACCATCCCGGTAGAAAAAGCATTGGAAGCTGTTCGTCGTGGCAGCAACCCGGAGTTTAGCACCCGTGAAAAACATTTACGCGAGTGTTTTATTGTAGCTGAAGAAGGTGCGGATACTGCACGCATTGAAAAAGAAATCAAAGAAATGCCAAACTATTTTGCAGATTATGATACCATCGTACATTTTATTACAGAAGAAGAGCTGGCATCTGATCATGCAGGCATACCTCATGGAGGGTTTGTTATTCGTACAGGTAAGACCGGACTGGATAAAGAACATGGACATGTCATAGAATATAGTCTAAAGCTAGATTCAAACCCGGAATTTACAGCCAGTGTACTGGTTGCTTATGCTAGAGCAGCATATCGCCTAAGTCAAGAAAAACAATTTGGTTGCAAAACAGTGTTTGATATTGCACCAGGGTATTTGTCGCCATCAAGTGCACAAGATCTTAGAAAGCGTATGCTGTAA
- a CDS encoding GTP pyrophosphokinase family protein codes for MEFGPIEEFAKIKKGFSIQQQLYQAAIKEIRTKLEILDEEFRVKYDHNPIHHIESRLKSVESIVKKLQKKDLEISIDSIVNNLSDVAGVRVICNYKDDVESIAKFLVNQDDITYIEQRDYISNPKENGYRSLHLIIAIPIFLYESTELVRVEVQIRTIAMDFWASLEHKLKYKKESPVSNNLYHRLQRCAINLAALDEEMQDIYRVINEENKEN; via the coding sequence ATGGAATTTGGACCTATCGAAGAATTTGCGAAGATAAAAAAAGGATTTTCCATTCAACAGCAGCTCTATCAAGCTGCAATCAAAGAGATTCGAACCAAACTAGAGATACTGGATGAAGAATTTAGAGTCAAGTATGACCACAATCCGATTCATCATATTGAATCACGTTTAAAATCCGTTGAAAGTATTGTCAAGAAGCTTCAAAAGAAAGACCTTGAGATCTCGATTGACTCTATTGTCAATAATTTATCGGATGTTGCAGGAGTGCGTGTTATCTGCAACTATAAAGATGATGTCGAAAGCATCGCCAAATTTTTAGTTAATCAAGATGACATAACCTATATTGAACAAAGAGATTATATATCAAATCCAAAAGAAAATGGATATCGAAGTCTACATTTGATTATTGCCATTCCTATATTTTTATATGAGTCTACAGAACTTGTTCGCGTTGAAGTACAAATAAGAACGATTGCGATGGATTTTTGGGCAAGTTTAGAGCATAAGTTGAAATATAAGAAAGAAAGTCCGGTTTCAAATAATTTATATCACCGCTTGCAGCGTTGTGCAATAAATCTTGCAGCATTGGATGAAGAAATGCAAGATATATATCGCGTTATCAATGAGGAAAATAAGGAAAACTAA
- a CDS encoding diacylglycerol kinase family lipid kinase: MKKHVFIVNTKAGKGKAKELLPYIEELFENPQIHQTQYLGHAIELAKENAGPDTIIYSLGGDGTLNEVVHGVMLSQYSKETIVGIIPCGSGNDFIKSITSIRDPKVLLDQYREGNRRTIDVGVLNGRHYINIASVGFDAEIVHNAKKYKRLPMFSAELAYLISVFATILKLKVYPVNIQVDGKALKQKEVLLISLANAKYYGGGMKPSPKAVFDDGYLDFCVIERVSKIRVPFLLPKYIHGTHEKIKQVQMYRGKSLTIKSQDSLPINIDGEIIWNDQLDVTIKENALTILVL; this comes from the coding sequence ATGAAAAAACATGTTTTTATTGTTAATACAAAAGCCGGAAAAGGCAAGGCAAAAGAGTTGCTACCATATATTGAAGAACTCTTTGAAAATCCCCAGATTCATCAGACCCAATATCTTGGGCATGCTATTGAACTGGCAAAAGAAAATGCAGGACCAGATACCATCATCTATTCTCTTGGAGGCGATGGGACATTAAATGAAGTTGTCCATGGGGTGATGTTATCACAATATTCAAAAGAAACGATTGTTGGAATTATTCCGTGTGGTTCAGGCAATGATTTTATCAAAAGCATTACATCCATTCGAGATCCCAAGGTCTTGTTGGATCAATACCGTGAAGGTAACCGAAGAACAATCGATGTTGGTGTACTTAATGGACGCCACTATATTAATATAGCATCAGTGGGATTTGATGCTGAAATTGTTCATAATGCGAAAAAGTATAAGCGATTGCCGATGTTTAGTGCAGAACTTGCCTATCTTATAAGTGTCTTTGCAACAATATTGAAACTTAAAGTATATCCTGTAAATATACAAGTGGATGGTAAGGCGCTTAAGCAAAAAGAAGTCTTACTCATATCCTTGGCAAACGCCAAGTATTATGGAGGAGGGATGAAGCCTTCACCCAAAGCGGTATTTGATGATGGATATCTTGATTTTTGTGTAATAGAGCGTGTGTCTAAGATAAGAGTTCCGTTTTTATTGCCAAAGTATATTCACGGAACACATGAAAAAATCAAGCAAGTACAAATGTATCGGGGAAAATCATTGACGATTAAAAGCCAAGATTCTTTGCCGATTAACATAGATGGTGAGATTATATGGAACGACCAATTGGATGTTACTATTAAAGAAAATGCATTAACCATTCTCGTATTATGA
- a CDS encoding class I SAM-dependent rRNA methyltransferase yields the protein MKITIKNSYASKYKQGYPLIEKKAFVHQPSTITEGTLLELFDEQGQFLGRGYYGIQNKGQGWMLTKNPQEPIDEVFFKTAIEKADQKRKRMFDLEKTNAYRIFNGEGDGIGGITIDYYDGFYLIHWYSIGAYQFKALVVKALESMPNMRGIYEKKRFKTAEQMQNTQDYVLGEKAPEPLIVKENDVKFAVYLDEGPMVGFFLDQREVRKTLLKQYAKQKSVLNTFSYTGAFSIFAALGQAHTTSVDLANRSLVKTEEQFRINGIDPESQTIIVEDVFKYFKYAKRKKMQFDVVILDPPSFARSKKKTFSAASNYVELLVDAIAITKPGGMIVASTNHSGFDMKKFKKFIEAAFRETSKTYRIREEFTLPNDFCVHSMYPEGNYLKVAFIEKGK from the coding sequence ATGAAAATTACGATTAAGAATTCATATGCAAGTAAATATAAACAAGGATATCCGCTCATTGAAAAAAAAGCGTTTGTTCATCAGCCGTCAACAATAACTGAAGGAACCCTTCTTGAATTATTTGATGAACAAGGACAATTCCTTGGACGAGGGTATTATGGAATACAAAACAAAGGTCAGGGATGGATGCTTACAAAAAATCCCCAAGAGCCCATTGACGAGGTCTTTTTTAAGACGGCTATAGAAAAAGCAGATCAAAAAAGAAAGCGCATGTTTGATTTGGAAAAAACCAATGCATATCGTATTTTCAATGGTGAAGGTGATGGTATAGGTGGGATAACGATTGATTATTATGATGGATTTTATCTGATTCATTGGTATAGTATCGGGGCATATCAGTTTAAGGCGTTGGTTGTCAAAGCGCTAGAAAGCATGCCGAATATGCGTGGAATATACGAAAAAAAGCGTTTTAAAACAGCAGAGCAAATGCAAAATACACAGGACTATGTTCTGGGGGAAAAAGCCCCGGAGCCACTTATCGTCAAAGAAAATGATGTGAAGTTTGCTGTATATTTAGATGAAGGTCCTATGGTTGGTTTTTTTCTTGATCAAAGAGAAGTCCGTAAAACGCTGTTAAAACAGTATGCCAAACAAAAAAGTGTATTAAATACATTTTCATATACAGGGGCATTCTCAATTTTCGCGGCATTGGGCCAAGCACACACAACAAGCGTAGACCTTGCGAACCGAAGTTTAGTTAAAACTGAGGAACAATTTAGAATCAATGGAATTGACCCAGAGTCACAGACAATTATTGTTGAAGATGTTTTTAAGTATTTCAAATATGCAAAACGAAAAAAAATGCAATTCGATGTCGTGATCTTAGATCCACCGAGTTTTGCTAGATCCAAAAAAAAGACATTTAGTGCAGCGTCCAATTATGTGGAGCTCTTAGTAGATGCTATTGCAATCACAAAACCAGGCGGCATGATTGTTGCATCGACCAATCATAGTGGATTTGACATGAAAAAATTCAAGAAATTTATTGAAGCAGCATTTAGAGAAACATCAAAGACCTATAGAATCCGGGAAGAATTCACATTACCAAATGATTTTTGTGTGCATTCGATGTATCCAGAAGGTAATTATCTAAAAGTCGCATTTATTGAAAAGGGAAAGTAA